The following are encoded together in the Glycine max cultivar Williams 82 chromosome 8, Glycine_max_v4.0, whole genome shotgun sequence genome:
- the LOC100781617 gene encoding cytochrome P450 71AU50 isoform X2: MIWIAAFLVSLAFLWLWISNKNAKKLPPGPIGLPILGSLHKLGANPHRGLHQLAQKYGPIMHLRLGFVPTIVISSPQAAELFLKTHDLVFASRPPHEAIKYIAWEQRNLGFAEYGSYWRNMRKMCTLELLSQTKINSFRIVREEELDLSIKLLREASNDGAAAVDISAKVARISADVACRMVLGKKYMDQDLDEKGFKAVVQEDMLLGSMDTSATVIEWTLSELLKNPRVMKKVQMELETVVGMQRKVKESDLDKLEYLDMVIKENMRLHPVAPLLIPHQSREDCMVGDFFIPRKSRVVINAWAIMRDSSVWSEAEKFWPERFEGSNIDVRGHDFQFIPFGSGRRACPGMQMGLTMVRLTVAQLVHCFHWKLPSDMLPDHLDMTEEFGLTMPRANHLLAVPTYRLHTASD; encoded by the exons ATGATTTGGATAGCAGCTTTTTTAGTTTCTCTTGCTTTTCTGTGGTTATGGATAAGCAACAAGAATGCAAAGAAATTACCACCTGGTCCCATAGGGTTGCCAATTTTGGGAAGCCTTCACAAGTTGGGTGCAAATCCTCATCGTGGCCTGCACCAACTAGCCCAAAAATATGGACCTATCATGCACTTACGCTTAGGTTTTGTGCCCACCATAGTTATTTCTTCCCCCCAAGCTGCTGAACTGTTCCTCAAGACCCATGACCTTGTCTTTGCTAGTAGACCACCCCATGAAGCTATAAAGTACATTGCTTGGGAGCAGAGGAACTTGGGATTTGCTGAATATGGTTCTTACTGGCGCAACATGCGCAAGATGTGCACATTGGAATTGCTTAGCCAAACCAAAATTAACTCCTTCAGAATCGTGAGAGAAGAAGAACTTGACCTATCCATCAAGCTTCTAAGAGAGGCATCCAATGATGGAGCTGCTGCTGTTGATATCAGTGCCAAGGTTGCAAGAATCAGTGCAGACGTGGCTTGTAGAATGGTCTTGGGAAAGAAGTACATGGACCAGGACTTGGATGAGAAGGGGTTTAAGGCTGTGGTGCAAGAG GATATGCTGTTGGGTTCAATGGATACTTCGGCTACAGTAATTGAGTGGACACTTTCAGAGCTCCTAAAGAATCCACGGGTGATGAAGAAAGTCCAAATGGAGTTGGAAACTGTGGTGGGTATGCAGAGGAAGGTGAAGGAATCAGACTTGGACAAGTTGGAGTATTTGGATATGGTTATAAAGGAAAACATGAGGCTCCATCCAGTGGCACCGTTACTAATACCACACCAATCGAGGGAAGATTGCATGGTTGGAGATTTTTTCAtaccaagaaaatcaagagtgGTAATAAATGCATGGGCAATTATGAGAGACTCAAGTGTATGGAGTGAGGCAGAGAAGTTCTGGCCAGAGAGATTTGAAGGAAGCAACATAGATGTGAGAGGGCATGACTTCCAGTTTATACCATTCGGGTCTGGCAGAAGGGCCTGTCCAGGAATGCAAATGGGTCTAACAATGGTTCGACTAACAGTGGCACAACTTGTGCATTGTTTTCATTGGAAACTGCCGAGTGACATGTTGCCAGATCACTTGGACATGACAGAAGAGTTCGGCCTCACTATGCCAAGGGCCAATCATCTACTTGCCGTTCCAACTTATCGGCTTCACACTGCAAGTGattag
- the LOC100781617 gene encoding cytochrome P450 71AU50 isoform X1 produces the protein MIWIAAFLVSLAFLWLWISNKNAKKLPPGPIGLPILGSLHKLGANPHRGLHQLAQKYGPIMHLRLGFVPTIVISSPQAAELFLKTHDLVFASRPPHEAIKYIAWEQRNLGFAEYGSYWRNMRKMCTLELLSQTKINSFRIVREEELDLSIKLLREASNDGAAAVDISAKVARISADVACRMVLGKKYMDQDLDEKGFKAVVQEVMHLLATPNIGDYIPYIGKLDLQGLIKRMKAVRKIFDEFFDKIIDEHIQSDKGQDNKVKDFVDVMLGFVGSEEYEYRIERPNIKAILLDMLLGSMDTSATVIEWTLSELLKNPRVMKKVQMELETVVGMQRKVKESDLDKLEYLDMVIKENMRLHPVAPLLIPHQSREDCMVGDFFIPRKSRVVINAWAIMRDSSVWSEAEKFWPERFEGSNIDVRGHDFQFIPFGSGRRACPGMQMGLTMVRLTVAQLVHCFHWKLPSDMLPDHLDMTEEFGLTMPRANHLLAVPTYRLHTASD, from the exons ATGATTTGGATAGCAGCTTTTTTAGTTTCTCTTGCTTTTCTGTGGTTATGGATAAGCAACAAGAATGCAAAGAAATTACCACCTGGTCCCATAGGGTTGCCAATTTTGGGAAGCCTTCACAAGTTGGGTGCAAATCCTCATCGTGGCCTGCACCAACTAGCCCAAAAATATGGACCTATCATGCACTTACGCTTAGGTTTTGTGCCCACCATAGTTATTTCTTCCCCCCAAGCTGCTGAACTGTTCCTCAAGACCCATGACCTTGTCTTTGCTAGTAGACCACCCCATGAAGCTATAAAGTACATTGCTTGGGAGCAGAGGAACTTGGGATTTGCTGAATATGGTTCTTACTGGCGCAACATGCGCAAGATGTGCACATTGGAATTGCTTAGCCAAACCAAAATTAACTCCTTCAGAATCGTGAGAGAAGAAGAACTTGACCTATCCATCAAGCTTCTAAGAGAGGCATCCAATGATGGAGCTGCTGCTGTTGATATCAGTGCCAAGGTTGCAAGAATCAGTGCAGACGTGGCTTGTAGAATGGTCTTGGGAAAGAAGTACATGGACCAGGACTTGGATGAGAAGGGGTTTAAGGCTGTGGTGCAAGAGGTAATGCACTTACTAGCAACTCCTAACATAGGTGATTACATTCCTTACATTGGTAAACTTGACCTTCAAGGGCTAATCAAGCGTATGAAGGCGGTTCGCAAAATCTTTgatgaattctttgacaaaatTATTGATGAGCATATTCAATCAGACAAGGGACAAGACAATAAGGTGAAGGATTTTGTGGATGTCATGTTGGGCTTTGTTGGTAGCGAGGAATATGAATACCGTATTGAACGGCCCAATATCAAAGCTATATTGCTG GATATGCTGTTGGGTTCAATGGATACTTCGGCTACAGTAATTGAGTGGACACTTTCAGAGCTCCTAAAGAATCCACGGGTGATGAAGAAAGTCCAAATGGAGTTGGAAACTGTGGTGGGTATGCAGAGGAAGGTGAAGGAATCAGACTTGGACAAGTTGGAGTATTTGGATATGGTTATAAAGGAAAACATGAGGCTCCATCCAGTGGCACCGTTACTAATACCACACCAATCGAGGGAAGATTGCATGGTTGGAGATTTTTTCAtaccaagaaaatcaagagtgGTAATAAATGCATGGGCAATTATGAGAGACTCAAGTGTATGGAGTGAGGCAGAGAAGTTCTGGCCAGAGAGATTTGAAGGAAGCAACATAGATGTGAGAGGGCATGACTTCCAGTTTATACCATTCGGGTCTGGCAGAAGGGCCTGTCCAGGAATGCAAATGGGTCTAACAATGGTTCGACTAACAGTGGCACAACTTGTGCATTGTTTTCATTGGAAACTGCCGAGTGACATGTTGCCAGATCACTTGGACATGACAGAAGAGTTCGGCCTCACTATGCCAAGGGCCAATCATCTACTTGCCGTTCCAACTTATCGGCTTCACACTGCAAGTGattag
- the LOC100796116 gene encoding cytochrome P450 71AU50: MIWIVAIFVVSLTYLCLWRRSKKKGKRLPPGPKGLPILGNLHKLGSNPHRDLHELAQKYGPVMYLRLGFVPAIIVSSPQAAELFLKTHDLVFAGRPPHEAAKYMAWEQKNLAFGEYGSYWRNVRKMCTLELLSQTKINSFRPMREEELDLLIKNLRGASNDGAVVDLSAKVATLSADMSCRMILGKKYMDQDLDQKGFKAVMQEVLHLAAAPNIGDYIPYIGKLDLQGLIRRMKTLRRIFDEFFDKIIDEHIQSDKGEVNKGKDFVDAMLDFVGTEESEYRIERPNIKAILLDMLVGSIDTSATAIEWTISELLKNPRVMKKLQRELETVVGMKRKVGESDLDKLKYLEMVVKEGLRLHPVAPLLLPHHSREDCMVGEYFIPKNSRVIVNAWTIMRDPSAWDEAEKFWPERFEGSNIDVRGKDFRFLPFGSGRRVCPGLQLGLNTVLLTVAQLVHCFDWKLPNNMLPCELDMTEEFGLSMPRANHLLVIPTYYRLHDQSC; encoded by the exons ATGATTTGGATAGTAGCAATTTTTGTAGTTTCTCTTACTTACCTGTGTCTATGGAGAAGAAGCaagaaaaagggaaagagaTTACCACCTGGTCCAAAAGGGTTGCCAATTTTGGGAAACCTTCACAAGTTGGGGTCAAATCCTCATCGTGATCTGCATGAACTAGCCCAGAAATATGGACCTGTCATGTACTTGCGCTTAGGATTTGTGCCAGCCATAATTGTTTCTTCACCCCAAGCAGCTGAACTGTTCCTCAAGACCCATGATCTTGTCTTTGCTGGTAGACCACCTCATGAAGCTGCAAAGTATATGGCTTGGGAGCAGAAGAACTTGGCTTTTGGTGAATATGGTTCTTACTGGCGCAACGTGCGCAAGATGTGCACATTGGAGTTGCTAAGCCAAACCAAAATTAACTCCTTCAGACCCATGAGGGAAGAGGAACTTGACCTATTGATCAAGAATCTAAGAGGGGCATCCAATGATGGAGCTGTTGTTGATCTCAGTGCCAAGGTTGCAACACTCAGTGCAGACATGTCTTGTAGAATGATTTTAGGGAAGAAGTACATGGACCAGGACTTGGATCAGAAGGGGTTCAAGGCTGTGATGCAAGAGGTGTTGCACTTAGCAGCAGCTCCTAACATAGGGGATTACATTCCTTACATTGGTAAACTTGACCTTCAAGGGCTAATCAGGCGTATGAAGACACTGCGCAGAATCTTTgatgaattctttgacaaaatTATTGATGAGCATATTCAATCAGACAAGGGAGAAGTCAATAAGGGGAAGGATTTTGTGGATGCCATGTTGGACTTCGTTGGTACCGAAGAATCTGAATACCGCATTGAACGCCCCAATATCAAAGCCATATTGCTG GATATGTTAGTTGGTTCAATAGATACTTCAGCTACAGCAATTGAGTGGACAATTTCAGAGCTACTCAAGAATCCAAGGGTGATGAAGAAACTCCAAAGGGAATTGGAAACTGTGGTGGGTATGAAGAGGAAGGTGGGGGAATCAGACCTGGACAAGTTGAAGTATTTGGAGATGGTTGTAAAGGAAGGCTTGAGGCTCCATCCAGTGGCACCGTTACTATTACCACACCACTCGAGGGAAGATTGCATGGTTGGAGAATATTTCATACCTAAAAATTCAAGGGTGATAGTAAATGCATGGACAATTATGAGAGACCCAAGTGCTTGGGATGAGGCAGAGAAGTTCTGGCCAGAGAGATTTGAGGGAAGCAACATAGATGTGAGAGGGAAAGACTTCCGGTTCTTACCTTTTGGGTCTGGCAGAAGGGTCTGTCCAGGATTGCAATTGGGCCTAAACACAGTTCTCCTAACAGTGGCCCAACTGGTGCATTGCTTTGATTGGAAGCTACCAAATAACATGTTGCCATGTGAATTAGACATGACAGAGGAGTTTGGCCTCTCAATGCCTAGAGCAAATCATCTACTTGTCATTCCAACATATTATCGCCTTCATGATCAAAGTTGTTAG